The DNA window AGGATGACCCCAGTGCAGCGATTAGTATTCCCGTGACCCCAGAGACTGAGGGAAAGAACCTGGAACTGTTTCAGGTGGAGGCCCTGTTTGAAGCGTTGGTAGGTCGGAGTACTGAGATCCGGGACCGAGCCATTCTCTGTTTGATGATCTATGCCGGGTTAAGAGCTGAGGAAATCTCTCTGCTGAATGCCGGGGATTATAACGGGGTGGAGATCACAATTCGGCAGGCCAAGCATGGGTCCGTGGGTAAGGTGCCAGTCGATGATCTAACGGATGAAGCCCTAAGAGCAAATCTCCAAATTCGGATGAAGGACTGCGAGGGAGGGATGGCAGCGGATGATCCGATGTTTGCCTCTACGAGTCATCGAAATAAGGGGCAGCGGTTGGGGTATGAGGGCATCTATAAGCTGGTCAAGGCTTTGGCTCAGGATGCTGGCTGGCCTGATATTCATCCCCATAAAGGACGACATACCTATGCCAGTCAGTTGATTGAGAATGGCATGGATGCTTACCTGGCGATGACATTGATGCGGCAGCGATCTGTGAAGGCATTCGAGGTCTATTCCCAGAAGGTCAGGTATCGGACGGCTAAAGGAGTATTTCTGGAAAACAAAGGGGAGATGGAGCGACAGCCCATGTCTTTGGAAGAGCTGGTTGAATTTAGCGAGGTGCCAGTGGTAGAAAAGGCGATTGAGCTCAAAGTTGTCACTGAGGAGCCTGCGAACTGGCCCAAGATTACTGCGGTGGATCTGCCCTTGAATGCGGTTCAGGTGAGGCTGACGGTTGAGGTTTCAGGGAAGAAAAAGGCCAAGGTTAGAAAGGAGATCGAGGAGCGGGTGCTGAGTCAGTTTCAGATGGTCAAACCCAAGCCGAGAGGGAATGAGTATGAGCTGACGGTTGTTGGGGAAGACAATGAATTGTCAGCGATTCTCTCGCAGATGGAGTGGGATATAACTCTGCTGGCGGAGTTGGATGATTGCTCAGTGAAAGTCAAGTGGCTCAAGGAAGTCCCTGGGTCAAGGGATGCCATTTCATGATGCCCCAGTGGAGTGTTCCTCTAACCAGGTTATGAGATCAGCAGTTTTCGTAAAGTCGAGCAAGGCTTCGCCCAAGGTTTCGAGTTGGTCAAGGGAGAGAGATTGAATCTGAGATCGCGTCTCTGACGGAATGTCACCAATGCGTCGGGTGAGCAGGCGGAGGACAAGCGATTGGGCTTCTTCAAGCTTACCTTTGGTAATGCCAGTCTGTTCGAATTCCTCTTTCCACTCTTGATAGATAACTGACTGTTGCATAATCTCT is part of the Acaryochloris marina S15 genome and encodes:
- a CDS encoding tyrosine-type recombinase/integrase; its protein translation is MSRFSQTSDIPPVRLIEFEKGKSEESRTPIPVKPAVVNLRSQRIEQFLTLKNLAANTQRNYERHLRQFSLWVNKDWHQITMNDLKRYKTYLESGRELKQGSVGAVLIAIKSFFSWLIKAGYIEDDPSAAISIPVTPETEGKNLELFQVEALFEALVGRSTEIRDRAILCLMIYAGLRAEEISLLNAGDYNGVEITIRQAKHGSVGKVPVDDLTDEALRANLQIRMKDCEGGMAADDPMFASTSHRNKGQRLGYEGIYKLVKALAQDAGWPDIHPHKGRHTYASQLIENGMDAYLAMTLMRQRSVKAFEVYSQKVRYRTAKGVFLENKGEMERQPMSLEELVEFSEVPVVEKAIELKVVTEEPANWPKITAVDLPLNAVQVRLTVEVSGKKKAKVRKEIEERVLSQFQMVKPKPRGNEYELTVVGEDNELSAILSQMEWDITLLAELDDCSVKVKWLKEVPGSRDAIS